In the Phaeobacter gallaeciensis genome, one interval contains:
- a CDS encoding BolA/IbaG family iron-sulfur metabolism protein, which produces MPMQAHEIEELLRASFPDAQIQVGGTDGVHMSAMVVDESFRGKNRVQQQRAVYAALKGKMDGANGELHALALTTKAPE; this is translated from the coding sequence ATGCCCATGCAGGCCCATGAAATCGAAGAGCTTCTGCGCGCATCCTTTCCCGATGCCCAAATCCAGGTCGGTGGCACCGACGGCGTGCATATGTCCGCGATGGTCGTCGATGAAAGCTTTCGCGGCAAGAACCGTGTGCAGCAGCAGCGCGCCGTTTACGCGGCCCTCAAAGGCAAAATGGACGGCGCCAATGGTGAGTTGCACGCCCTCGCCCTGACCACCAAAGCGCCCGAGTAG
- the grxD gene encoding Grx4 family monothiol glutaredoxin, whose product MSDAKTRIDETVKSNDVVLYMKGTKDMPQCGFSSRVAGVLNYIGVDYTDVNVLADEEIRAGIKDYSDWPTIPQLYVKGEFVGGCDIITEMTLSGELDGMFEENGVSFDKAAADKIREANG is encoded by the coding sequence ATGAGCGACGCAAAAACCCGCATCGACGAAACCGTCAAATCCAACGACGTGGTGCTTTACATGAAAGGCACCAAGGACATGCCGCAGTGCGGCTTCTCTTCCCGCGTGGCCGGTGTTCTGAACTACATCGGCGTTGACTACACCGACGTCAACGTGCTGGCCGACGAAGAGATCCGCGCCGGGATCAAGGATTACTCGGACTGGCCGACCATTCCACAGCTTTATGTCAAAGGCGAATTCGTCGGCGGCTGCGACATCATCACCGAAATGACCCTCTCCGGTGAACTCGACGGCATGTTCGAAGAGAACGGCGTCAGCTTTGACAAGGCCGCGGCGGATAAGATCCGCGAAGCCAACGGTTAA
- a CDS encoding colicin transporter, which produces MKQIEDLQGRILAAMDRIGTGVGALEQARSSAEAKAVAAADTSALEQALDEERVANAQLTERVKVLRGRLKELEEQAPAASTADASGDIAAMQAELELLRNEAANAPQAEALKQEVARLKAQMEGAANSAATEKESLEDRIEQLEAANAELTAQLAEAGSVQETSASETAHGENGGTDEEVLQRLDTELQQLRLANEQLRTSNAALREANAEGLGDAGLINAAMAAEIDGLRAAQASDKAQVNAVLARLEPLLAAAPNLPEGEEI; this is translated from the coding sequence ATGAAGCAGATTGAAGACTTGCAGGGCCGGATCCTGGCCGCAATGGACCGGATCGGGACGGGTGTCGGCGCACTTGAACAAGCGCGCAGCTCAGCCGAGGCCAAGGCCGTTGCGGCGGCCGATACCAGCGCGCTGGAACAGGCGCTGGACGAAGAACGGGTCGCCAATGCCCAGTTGACCGAACGGGTCAAGGTCCTGCGCGGGCGGTTGAAAGAGCTGGAAGAGCAGGCACCGGCGGCGTCTACGGCAGATGCCTCGGGTGATATCGCTGCAATGCAGGCCGAGCTTGAGCTTTTGCGGAATGAGGCTGCAAATGCCCCGCAGGCCGAAGCCTTGAAACAGGAAGTGGCGCGGCTGAAGGCGCAAATGGAAGGCGCAGCCAATTCGGCGGCCACCGAGAAAGAAAGCCTTGAGGACCGGATTGAACAGCTCGAGGCCGCCAATGCGGAACTCACGGCTCAGCTGGCTGAAGCCGGATCCGTTCAGGAAACGTCCGCTTCCGAAACTGCGCATGGTGAAAACGGCGGCACTGACGAGGAGGTGCTGCAGCGACTGGACACGGAATTGCAGCAATTGCGCCTGGCCAACGAACAGCTCCGTACATCTAACGCTGCCCTGCGCGAAGCCAATGCCGAAGGGCTGGGCGATGCCGGGCTGATCAATGCGGCGATGGCAGCAGAGATCGACGGTCTGCGCGCGGCGCAGGCGAGTGACAAGGCGCAGGTGAACGCGGTTCTGGCCCGGCTTGAACCGCTGCTGGCGGCAGCGCCCAACCTGCCCGAAGGAGAGGAAATTTGA
- a CDS encoding cell division protein ZapA: MPEVTIHIGGRGFEVSCQEGEESYLHSAAKMLDDEAQVLSDQIGRMPEARMLLMAGLMLADKTAAVEDRIKEVEAVLAEREAELAALKAQPAPEPERIEVPVVPPQVAETLAELAARAEAMAQEIEEKASAAQ; the protein is encoded by the coding sequence ATGCCCGAAGTGACCATTCATATTGGCGGCCGCGGTTTCGAGGTCTCCTGCCAGGAAGGCGAGGAGAGTTATCTGCATTCTGCGGCCAAGATGCTGGATGATGAGGCGCAGGTGCTGTCGGACCAGATTGGCCGTATGCCCGAAGCGCGCATGCTGCTGATGGCGGGGCTGATGCTGGCGGACAAGACCGCAGCGGTCGAGGACCGGATCAAAGAGGTCGAGGCGGTCCTGGCTGAGCGCGAGGCGGAACTGGCCGCGCTGAAGGCACAGCCCGCGCCGGAGCCGGAGCGGATTGAAGTGCCTGTTGTGCCCCCTCAGGTGGCTGAAACCCTGGCCGAACTGGCCGCCCGCGCCGAAGCCATGGCGCAGGAGATCGAAGAAAAAGCCTCTGCCGCGCAATAG